The following DNA comes from Moritella sp. 24.
ATCAACCGGATTTTGAATAACACTCTGTACTAATTTAGAGCGTGACAAACCGTTAGAGCTAATTTGAGTGTCGCCATCAACCTCGATAGGAAGTGAACCCGCGATTACGGGGTCAAAACGATACTGCGCCGAAATTTGACAACCGTTACGACTATTTAACTCAACGCTATTGCCGAGCAAAGGCAGTACAAAGTTAGGTCGGTAATAATCTAAAATACCATCGGTAACAACGGGGTTGTCACTTTGCTGATACGTACAAGCAAGTACAGCAGAATCAACCGCTTGCCCTGCTCGAATAACAACTTGACTATACATAGAGAAAAACACTGAAATAGCCAACAAGCTCATTATCGCTGGCAACATAAAGGTAAACGTTAACGCAATCGCGCCTCGTTGATGGGATAGACTAATCATATTGTCCGTCCTATGAGTAACGCGGAACTTTGGTAATAACGTTCACTGAAATTGCTTAGTAACAAAGGAGTAAAGTCACCTGTAAAACTATCAATGCTTTTAAGACAAAGTGTGATTTGAAATAGGTCAGCATGTTTACCAGCATTTAGACCTTGTGTTGTGCCCAAGGGTGATAAATCAGTTAAAGACAATAATGACTCCCTTGATAAGCACTCTGCGCCAGTATTTACATCATATAACTGCGGTTTTTGTGTAATCGGATCAAAAGTGACTTGTTCAAGATGAAGTCCAAGCTCAGCAGAAGACTCAATAAGTAAGGTGTTGAAATGACGCTGAGCCACCAGCAGTAACGAGTCAGCTAATTCACTTGAGATGATCTTGGTCTTTGGGGCTGATGCCTGCATGGTATTGTCGCAGTCATCACAAGCAGCAATTGACGTCAGTGCATAAGTAAGATTATTTAGCTGGTTTTTTTGGTTGATACCCTGATTTATTTTCACGATGAATAAAACCAATACCACGATGATTAATGTAATAACGGGTAATTCAATAACGCTGCTGCCACGTTGCAAAGATCGCATATTACGGCTTATTCGCATAACTCGCACTCCGCTCTAATGTCACTAAGACCGTGCGTTGGAACTCAGTTAAGCGGCTAAAACTGTCAATCTGCCCCGAAATAAAGAGCGCTTGATAGGGATACACTAACGTAAACTCAGCAAAATCCTGACCGTTAAAATCTTCAGCATCAATGTCATTAGCCAGTGATTTCAACGTGTCAAAATAGCGTGCCTGAATGGTGATTTTACTGCTATCCAATAACGGTAGGTTTTGCTCCGACAAGGTTAATTGCAATTTACTGGTCAGGTCTTCACTCGCACTTTCTACCACTAACACGCGTGTTGCAGCAGCAAGCGCCACATCAATCACACTACTCATCATCATAAAACGGCATATTTCAATCAACGCTAACAACAACACAAAAAACGGTAAGATCGTGACAGCAAACTCAATACTGACACTCCCCTGCTGCTGATGCTTGGCTTTACAAAAACTCATTGCTGCACCTGCTGTAGTGGTTGTGGTTGTGGTTGTGGTTGTGGTTGTGATTGTGATTGCTGCAGGTGTTGTTTCTGAACGGCTTGTAGCTCTTGTACTTGTTGTAACTCTTGTACTTGTTGTAACTCTTGTACTTGTTGTAACTGTTGATAATAGGCGAGATTATTTTCTAACTCCGCTTTGGTTAGATCTTGTTTTGCAATGACTTCTGCCGCTTCAACATCCCCTTTCATCGCAAACGCTAATGCCAGATTCTGACGACTTTTAGATGTTGAACTACCACGTAAATAATGTGAATAAAGTACATCAATCCCTTGCTGTGGTTGACCATCTAAGATCCAAGCCAAGGCTAAGTTATTCCGATATTCCAAATTTTCTGGTGCATTCGCTAACGCGCCAGTAAACGCAGTTCTTGCCTGGCGGTAATCCTTAAATAATGCGAAATTAATGCCTAAGCTATTTAATGCTTTAGCGTCATTTGGTAATAAGATTACTGCTTGTTTGAGATCTGAAAGCGCACCCTCAACTTGCCCTAAACCCTGTTGTGCATTGCCTTTTTCACGTAAGATTTGCCCATGAATAAGATCTGATGATTCTGAGTCATCCGCTTCATTACGCAGTACAGATTGTGCTTGGTTAAGATAATGTAGCGCTAAATCAAACTCAGACATTTGATTATAAGCAATGCCAACAGCCAATAGCAGCGCCGTGTCATTAGGTTGCAACTCAAGTTGTTTACGGTAAATGGTGATCGCACTATCCGGTCGTCCACTTTCGAGAGCCAGTTGCGCAAGTTCACGGTCTGAACGCATTTCTTCAACTTGGTTTAGCTGATTTGAACTGCACCCGACTAGCATCAACAAACCGCACATCAACAGCATATTTGATAATGAGATTTTCAATGTGCATAGCGTGAATAAATGAGTCATTATCACAAGCCTCCAAGACTATCTAACAAGGCGATAACCGTCGGTGCAACAATAAGCACCACAACAGGTAGCATGATTAACACCACCACAGGTAATGACATTTTCGCGGGGATCTTACCGACCTTTTCTTCTAAACGAAGGTATTGATATTGACGACTATCACTGGCAATTAAGCGTATCGTAGGTGCAATTTTACTGCCGTATTTTTCAGCTTGAGATAAAGCGATAACCATATTTTCAACTTCCACTAAACCCGTTCGCTGCGCTAAATTATCTAATGCGGTAACACGAGAATTTAATAAACGTAATTCCGCTTCAGTGATTAGCCATTCTCGGGATAACTCAGGGGTAATCGTCGCCATTTCGTGACCCACACGTTGAAATACCGCTTCTAACGTCAAACCGGATTCAACACAAATAACCATCAGATCTAGCGCGTCAGGTAACGCGAGGGCAATACGATAATTGACGGTACGAGCACGCCATTTCAGCCAGTGCTCAGCAAGTAAACCACCAGAAATAGCAAAGACTAACGTTTTAGCAATTTCAAATTTATCCAAATCAAAATCTATATACCACTGCCATGCCATCGCACTGATTAACATTAAGGTAATTTTGCAGAGCATAAATATCGCGCCTGCTCGAGGGTCATGAAAACCAGCTTTAACCAGTAATGCAGCGATATCAGGCGCAACGGTCAAACGTAACCAAAGGTTCGACTTGTATCGAGAAGAATTAGATAATTCGCCAGTCTGCGTTGCTGAAACCAAGGCAAGTCGTTTTAATAACAATTCTCGACGTTGTGCAGGGCCATTAAATATCAGCGCCATCACAGCACCACTAATCAGTAAAGTAACGGCAATCCATAGAGATAAAGACATTAGGCTCTCACCTTCGTTAACAAATGAATAATAGCCAGACCAATTGTCATACTAGTCACGACATAACCCAAGACTAAGTGACCACTTGGACTTTCGGTTAAGGTGATAAATGCACTCGGATTTTTGAAAAACATCACACCGATAAGCAGTACAGGTAAACTCGCTAAAATTGCAGCTGTCATACGCGGTTCAGCCGTTAAGCTTTTAATTTTCATCTTAATCGCCGCATTGTCATGCACTGTACGACTTAAGCTATGTAGTACCTCTCGAAGCTGACCACCATTCTCTTCATTTAAGATCAGTGCAACACTAAAGAAGTGAAAACTGACGTAAGGTAAGCGAACACTGGCTTGGCTCAATGCTTGCTTTAAGCCAATTCCAATTTCTAACTTATCGCGGATCAAGGCAAATTCACGCCCCAACATTCCTTGTTGATAATCAGCTATCTGCGCAATGGCTTGCGGTACCGAAATACCAGCTGATACAGCACGTGACATTTGGCCAAGTACTTGTGTGAAAGCCGCCTCAAACTCACTATGCTGACGTGTACTCATGAACCAATAACTCACACCAGAAACTAGCACAATAGTAATCGCAATAATCATCATTCTTATTAACGGGGCAAAAAAAGACAGCGTAAACCAACCTGCAAGTGTCATAACCGCTAATGAGATAAGCAACCAACGCTTAGCTTGGCGATCAAATAACGCATCGATACGAGATTGTAACTGCAACCCATACTGTACTAATGGATTGGTTCTTTGCGTCCAATGAAAGAGTGTGGAAGCTTTATGTGTAGATGTACCAACAACTGTCGCTAACATGAGTCGACGCTTTAACACCCGTCTTTGCTGCTGATATTGCAGTACTTTCAAAGTGCTAAACAAGAACACAATCGATAATAGCAAACCTGTAATCATCACCAGCATCATCGCACTCCCAATGCTTGTTTTAACTGTGATTCAAGTTGATAGTAACGGGCCTTTTCAGTAAAGCGCGGGAGTATCTTATTTGACAAGAATTGCCCCACAAGATCGCCATTTACATCCATGTATTGATAATCAAAATGGAATAAATCATGAGTCAGATATTGATCGCCTTCAAGG
Coding sequences within:
- a CDS encoding type II secretion system F family protein, with the protein product MSLSLWIAVTLLISGAVMALIFNGPAQRRELLLKRLALVSATQTGELSNSSRYKSNLWLRLTVAPDIAALLVKAGFHDPRAGAIFMLCKITLMLISAMAWQWYIDFDLDKFEIAKTLVFAISGGLLAEHWLKWRARTVNYRIALALPDALDLMVICVESGLTLEAVFQRVGHEMATITPELSREWLITEAELRLLNSRVTALDNLAQRTGLVEVENMVIALSQAEKYGSKIAPTIRLIASDSRQYQYLRLEEKVGKIPAKMSLPVVVLIMLPVVVLIVAPTVIALLDSLGGL
- a CDS encoding tetratricopeptide repeat protein translates to MTHLFTLCTLKISLSNMLLMCGLLMLVGCSSNQLNQVEEMRSDRELAQLALESGRPDSAITIYRKQLELQPNDTALLLAVGIAYNQMSEFDLALHYLNQAQSVLRNEADDSESSDLIHGQILREKGNAQQGLGQVEGALSDLKQAVILLPNDAKALNSLGINFALFKDYRQARTAFTGALANAPENLEYRNNLALAWILDGQPQQGIDVLYSHYLRGSSTSKSRQNLALAFAMKGDVEAAEVIAKQDLTKAELENNLAYYQQLQQVQELQQVQELQQVQELQAVQKQHLQQSQSQPQPQPQPQPLQQVQQ
- a CDS encoding TadE/TadG family type IV pilus assembly protein; translation: MSFCKAKHQQQGSVSIEFAVTILPFFVLLLALIEICRFMMMSSVIDVALAAATRVLVVESASEDLTSKLQLTLSEQNLPLLDSSKITIQARYFDTLKSLANDIDAEDFNGQDFAEFTLVYPYQALFISGQIDSFSRLTEFQRTVLVTLERSASYANKP
- the tadF gene encoding tight adherence pilus pseudopilin TadF, with the protein product MRISRNMRSLQRGSSVIELPVITLIIVVLVLFIVKINQGINQKNQLNNLTYALTSIAACDDCDNTMQASAPKTKIISSELADSLLLVAQRHFNTLLIESSAELGLHLEQVTFDPITQKPQLYDVNTGAECLSRESLLSLTDLSPLGTTQGLNAGKHADLFQITLCLKSIDSFTGDFTPLLLSNFSERYYQSSALLIGRTI
- a CDS encoding type II secretion system F family protein yields the protein MMLVMITGLLLSIVFLFSTLKVLQYQQQRRVLKRRLMLATVVGTSTHKASTLFHWTQRTNPLVQYGLQLQSRIDALFDRQAKRWLLISLAVMTLAGWFTLSFFAPLIRMMIIAITIVLVSGVSYWFMSTRQHSEFEAAFTQVLGQMSRAVSAGISVPQAIAQIADYQQGMLGREFALIRDKLEIGIGLKQALSQASVRLPYVSFHFFSVALILNEENGGQLREVLHSLSRTVHDNAAIKMKIKSLTAEPRMTAAILASLPVLLIGVMFFKNPSAFITLTESPSGHLVLGYVVTSMTIGLAIIHLLTKVRA